The following proteins come from a genomic window of Pogoniulus pusillus isolate bPogPus1 chromosome W unlocalized genomic scaffold, bPogPus1.pri SUPER_W_unloc_1, whole genome shotgun sequence:
- the LOC135173788 gene encoding LOW QUALITY PROTEIN: uncharacterized protein LOC135173788 (The sequence of the model RefSeq protein was modified relative to this genomic sequence to represent the inferred CDS: substituted 1 base at 1 genomic stop codon), which yields MAGFVSHTVSTVLEAKGGHWLSPQRFLKYQAIMVEQDDVEIITTNIINPASFLGGNLREPVDHDCLETIEATYFSRTDLKDVPIDGAEHWFMDGSSYMLNGKRHSGYAVTTSEKVIESGPLPHETSAQKAEIIALIRALEKAQGKAVNIWMDSKYAFGVVHAHGAIWKERGLLNFQGKIIKRAEEVLRLLNAVQLLEKVAIMHIKAHQKVSTELERGNELADREAKQVAKETIRIEGALIPDGQISLEGKPEYTKEDRKLVTDLGGSYNEEGWAITESGQIIIPSCMTNPKITKGPWLGKIGRGNGLGQHWQIDFSELPRKGGYXYLLVLIDTFLGWPEAYPCRTAKAWEVTKMLLQEIIPRFGVPAVISSDRGPHFISKVLQQISHHLGIDWQLYAPYQPHSSGQVEKMNHLIKQQIVKLGQETNLAWPQALPLALLRIRTRPKAKGFSPFEILYGQPYGMQKGISSQIDEELMTSYMVALNKQLRKIEKHVTGTRSRGLCGRISPAEGHEL from the exons ATGGCTGGTTTTGTATCTCACACTGTGTCCACAGTCCTTGAAGCAAAAGGGGGACACTGGCTCTCCCCACAAAGGTTCCTGAAGTACCAAGCTATAATGGTTGAGCAAGATGATGTTGAAATCATAACCACCAACATTATCAACCCGGCCTCATTTCTTGGAGGAAACCTCAGAGAACCAGTTGACCACGACTGCTTAGAAACAATTGAAGCCACATACTTTAGCCGTACAGATCTCAAAGACGTTCCTATCGATGGAGCCGAACACTGGTTCATGGATGGAAGCAGCTATATGCTGAACGGAAAAAGACATTCTGGGTATGCCGTCACAACCTCTGAAAAGGTAATAGAATCTGGGCCACTACCACACGAAACCTCAGCACAAAAGGCTGAAATCATAGCCCTTATCCGAGCTTTGGAGAAAGCTCAGGGAAAGGCTGTGAATATTTGGATGGATTCTAAGTACGCCTTTGGAGTAGTACATGCTCATGGAGCAATATGGAAGGAAAGAGGACTGTTAAATTTTCAAGGAAAAATTATTAAACGTGCAGAAGAAGTTTTAAGACTCCTAAATGCAGTCCAACTTCTTGAAAAGGTAGCAATTATGCATATCAAGGCACACCAAAAGGTGAGCACAGAATTGGAAAGAGGGAATGAGCTGGCAGACAGAGAGGCAAAACAGGTAGCCAAAGAGACAATTAGGATAGAAGGTGCACTAATCCCTGATGGACAGATATCTCTAGAAGGTAAGCCAGAATATACAAAAGAAGACCGTAAACTTGTTACTGACCTAGGGGGGTCATATAATGAGGAGGGGTGGGCCATAACTGAGAGTGGACAAATCATCATTCCCTCCTGTATG ACTAACCCCAAAATTACTAAAGGACCATGGTTAGGGAAAATtgggagaggaaatggtctgggGCAACATTGGCAAATTGATTTCTCGGAACTCCCTAGAAAAGGGGGGTATTGATATTTATTGGTGTTAATAGACACCTTTTTGGGCTGGCCAGAAGCTTACCCGTGTAGGACAGCTAAGGCCTGGGAGGTAACTAAGATGTTGCTCCAAGAAATAATACCTAGATTTGGGGTCCCAGCAGTAATATCCTCAGATAGAGGACCACATTTTATATCTAAAGTACTGCAACAGATCAGCCACCATCTTGGAATAGACTGGCAATTATATGCCCCATATCAACCTCACTCAAGTGGTCAGGTGGAAAAGATGAACCACCTGATCAAACAGCAAATTGTTAAATTAGGCCAGGAAACTAATCTGGCTTGGCCTCAGGCCTTACCATTAGCCCTTCTACGAATACGAACCAGGCCAAAAGCAAAAGGGTTCAGTCCATTTGAAATCCTATATGGACAACCCTATGGAATGCAGAAGGGGATATCTTCACAAATTGATGAAGAATTAATGACTTCCTATATGGTGGCACTGAACAAGCAGTTGAGAAAAATCGAGAAACATGTAACCGGGACACGCAGTAGGGGTctgtgtgggagaatttctcccgcagaggggcatgagctgtaa